A window of the Dyadobacter pollutisoli genome harbors these coding sequences:
- a CDS encoding DUF7133 domain-containing protein has translation MISKKQLKNPLLLLAATAVVVVSCMKMSPSSSKLSSDWGKTSKTNSKALVVKEDPATGKARAKEIREKTAVKLADGLKLDLWASDSLAPDPVAIAMDDKGRVYLNRTNRQKNSEFDIRGHRNWMTASIGLQTVEDRRAFLHSTFAPEKSKENNWLKDVNGDGSHDWKDLAVEKDEVWRIEDTDNDGVADISMRILDDFFDEVSDVAGGLLIRAKDAFVTIAPDVWRLRDTNGDGVLDEKQSISHGYGVHIGFSGHGMSNPIEGPDGKIYWNIGDIGANVTTAEGIKHEYPNSGIIGRANPDGSDFEVYAHGLRNTHEFVFDEYGNLISSDNDGDHPGESERLVHVVEGSDAGWRSNWQYGKYTDPKNNSYKVWMDEKLYKPRWEGQAAYIIPPIQNFHNGPTGMQYNPGTALGSEWKNKFFLVEFVGNPARSPIWSFGLKPKGASFVLNGEKNILTGILPTGIRFGPDGALYVADWINGWDTKNYGRVWKLDVTEEKNDLKALRIETKRLMQLDYEKQADDMLLSLLSNQDMRIRQKAQFELAARGAKGAAVLSKAIAQTGNQLARIHGIWGMGQLARQDKAYANVLMTLLKDSDEEISVQAAKVLGDARIAESGPMLIPMLSSKNPRMQFFGAQALGRVGYKEAVTPLLNMIKANNDEDVYLRHAAVLALSRIATAEPMLALATSPEKSLRIAAVLVLRKLKSDKISVFLQDKDEYIVTEAARAINDDLSITGALPALAATLNDKRFTSEPLLRRAINAALRVGGESQLNDLIAFAKRTDVDKNLRAEALATLGTWANPSVMDRVDGRYRGVIERNPATVKSKIQPIISDLLQDNDPAILIAATQMLTNLNVSDNNAALAKILSEHKDPKVRAAILIALNDLKYADMETVMKKGMNDPDADVRTAALGMVGNVTMSKEALSDISQTIFDKGSVREQQQMLRVLGTLPVAKTETIFTDLIGKMADKKLPNSLALDLGEAVDSTKSTALIAKLAPLRSQGTTVADFQDALFGGNAQLGRRYFMTNSAAECVRCHSIGGQGGEVGPSLSNIGNVLSREQILQALVEPSARLSPGFGMVMLTLKDGTSAAGILAQENEHELVLKTSEAEPLKIAVARIAKRENVPSSMPPMGTIMSKREIRDVVEFLSGLKK, from the coding sequence ATGATTTCCAAAAAACAATTAAAGAACCCCTTACTCCTTCTGGCTGCTACCGCTGTTGTGGTGGTGTCCTGCATGAAAATGTCGCCTTCCAGCTCCAAGTTGAGCTCCGATTGGGGCAAAACTTCTAAAACCAACAGCAAAGCGCTGGTCGTGAAAGAAGACCCTGCAACCGGCAAAGCACGGGCCAAAGAAATTCGCGAAAAAACAGCTGTAAAACTAGCTGACGGCTTGAAACTCGACCTTTGGGCTTCCGATTCGCTGGCCCCTGACCCTGTCGCTATTGCGATGGACGATAAAGGCCGCGTATACCTGAACAGAACAAACCGTCAGAAGAACTCGGAGTTTGACATTCGCGGACACCGCAACTGGATGACTGCTTCCATCGGCTTGCAAACCGTAGAAGATCGCCGTGCGTTCTTGCACAGTACTTTCGCGCCGGAAAAAAGCAAGGAAAATAACTGGTTGAAAGATGTCAATGGTGACGGATCTCACGACTGGAAAGACCTTGCTGTCGAAAAGGACGAGGTTTGGCGAATTGAAGACACCGACAATGATGGCGTTGCTGATATCTCAATGAGGATATTAGATGACTTTTTTGATGAGGTTTCCGATGTTGCCGGTGGTCTGCTGATCAGAGCGAAAGATGCATTCGTAACGATCGCTCCTGATGTTTGGAGATTGAGAGACACGAACGGTGACGGCGTATTGGACGAAAAACAATCAATCAGCCATGGATATGGTGTTCACATTGGTTTTAGCGGCCACGGTATGTCCAACCCGATCGAAGGACCTGATGGAAAAATATATTGGAATATCGGTGACATTGGGGCCAACGTGACTACTGCCGAAGGCATCAAACATGAATATCCCAATTCAGGAATTATTGGCCGCGCCAACCCCGACGGCAGTGATTTCGAAGTCTATGCACATGGCTTGCGTAACACCCACGAGTTCGTTTTTGATGAATACGGCAACCTGATCAGCTCGGATAATGACGGTGATCATCCTGGCGAAAGCGAAAGACTGGTTCACGTGGTGGAAGGTTCTGATGCCGGCTGGCGCTCAAACTGGCAGTATGGTAAATATACCGATCCAAAGAACAACAGCTACAAAGTATGGATGGATGAAAAGCTTTACAAACCACGTTGGGAAGGACAGGCTGCGTATATTATCCCTCCTATCCAAAATTTTCATAACGGTCCGACCGGGATGCAATATAATCCGGGTACTGCACTGGGATCGGAATGGAAAAACAAGTTTTTCCTCGTCGAATTTGTTGGTAATCCGGCACGCTCGCCGATCTGGTCATTTGGTTTGAAACCAAAAGGAGCCTCTTTCGTCCTGAATGGCGAAAAAAATATTCTGACTGGTATCCTGCCCACAGGTATCCGTTTCGGTCCGGATGGCGCATTGTATGTAGCTGACTGGATCAATGGCTGGGACACAAAAAATTATGGTAGAGTGTGGAAACTGGACGTTACCGAAGAGAAAAACGACCTGAAAGCACTTCGCATCGAGACTAAGAGACTAATGCAGCTTGACTACGAAAAGCAGGCGGATGACATGCTTTTATCATTGCTTTCCAACCAGGATATGCGTATTCGTCAGAAAGCACAGTTTGAATTGGCTGCAAGAGGAGCAAAAGGCGCTGCGGTACTGAGCAAAGCAATCGCGCAAACCGGTAATCAGCTTGCTCGCATTCATGGTATTTGGGGAATGGGCCAGCTGGCGCGCCAGGACAAGGCCTATGCTAATGTATTGATGACCTTGCTTAAAGATTCTGACGAAGAAATCTCCGTACAAGCTGCCAAAGTACTTGGTGACGCCCGGATCGCAGAATCTGGTCCGATGTTGATACCCATGCTTTCAAGCAAAAACCCACGTATGCAGTTTTTCGGAGCACAGGCTCTGGGACGTGTTGGCTATAAAGAGGCAGTAACGCCACTTTTGAATATGATCAAGGCCAACAATGATGAAGACGTTTATCTGAGACATGCCGCGGTTTTGGCTTTGTCAAGAATCGCAACTGCCGAGCCGATGCTTGCGCTGGCAACCAGCCCTGAAAAGTCACTTCGCATCGCAGCAGTACTGGTATTACGCAAATTAAAGAGTGACAAGATCAGTGTGTTTTTACAGGATAAAGACGAATACATTGTGACAGAGGCTGCCCGTGCTATTAATGATGATCTCTCTATTACCGGAGCTCTTCCTGCGCTTGCTGCGACATTGAATGATAAAAGATTTACATCCGAACCTTTGTTACGTCGCGCTATCAATGCCGCGTTACGTGTCGGCGGTGAGTCTCAGCTGAATGATCTGATTGCATTTGCAAAAAGAACAGATGTTGATAAGAACCTGAGAGCGGAAGCATTAGCAACATTGGGTACCTGGGCAAATCCGTCGGTTATGGACCGTGTGGACGGTCGATACCGTGGCGTTATCGAACGCAATCCGGCAACTGTGAAAAGCAAAATCCAGCCGATCATTAGTGATCTTTTGCAGGATAATGATCCGGCGATACTCATTGCGGCGACGCAAATGCTTACCAATCTGAATGTTTCCGACAACAATGCGGCTCTTGCCAAAATTTTGAGCGAACATAAAGATCCAAAGGTAAGGGCGGCTATCCTGATCGCATTGAATGATCTGAAATATGCGGATATGGAAACCGTCATGAAAAAAGGCATGAACGACCCTGATGCCGATGTTCGTACTGCTGCATTGGGAATGGTAGGAAATGTGACCATGTCCAAAGAGGCTTTGTCAGATATTTCACAGACAATTTTTGACAAAGGTAGTGTACGGGAACAGCAGCAAATGTTGCGCGTACTGGGTACGTTGCCTGTCGCTAAAACAGAAACGATCTTCACTGACCTGATTGGAAAAATGGCCGATAAGAAGCTTCCAAACAGCCTGGCACTGGACCTGGGTGAAGCCGTTGACTCTACAAAATCCACTGCATTGATCGCTAAATTAGCTCCATTGCGCTCGCAGGGAACTACCGTTGCTGATTTCCAGGACGCATTATTTGGTGGAAATGCCCAGCTTGGCCGTCGCTACTTTATGACCAATTCCGCCGCTGAATGCGTTCGCTGTCATTCTATTGGCGGACAGGGCGGAGAAGTAGGGCCTTCACTGTCCAATATTGGTAACGTGCTTTCTCGTGAACAGATTTTGCAGGCATTGGTAGAGCCAAGTGCGAGATTATCGCCCGGATTTGGAATGGTAATGCTTACATTGAAAGACGGGACTTCCGCCGCAGGTATATTAGCGCAGGAAAACGAACATGAACTCGTGCTGAAAACCTCCGAAGCGGAACCATTAAAAATCGCAGTTGCACGGATAGCCAAGCGGGAAAACGTGCCTTCGAGCATGCCTCCGATGGGAACGATCATGTCGAAGCGAGAGATTAGGGATGTCGTCGAGTTTTTATCCGGATTGAAAAAATAA
- a CDS encoding HigA family addiction module antitoxin: MIKRGMMPPHPGSMIRDVIEGIKEETGQDLTIRQIAEGLGIAAKTLSNILNEHQGVSSEMAIRLSEAFGSTPEFWLKLQRDYELWHAEKKINRAEIQHFLPSQKQGLQSA; this comes from the coding sequence ATGATAAAAAGAGGAATGATGCCGCCACATCCTGGTTCAATGATCAGAGATGTTATCGAGGGCATTAAAGAAGAAACAGGCCAAGATCTCACAATTCGTCAGATAGCGGAAGGATTAGGAATAGCAGCAAAGACGCTTTCTAATATTTTAAATGAGCATCAAGGTGTAAGCTCCGAAATGGCCATTCGTTTATCAGAAGCCTTCGGCTCCACTCCTGAATTTTGGCTGAAACTTCAACGCGATTATGAACTTTGGCATGCTGAAAAGAAAATTAACCGTGCTGAAATTCAACATTTTCTACCATCTCAAAAACAAGGGTTACAATCCGCCTAA
- a CDS encoding type II toxin-antitoxin system RelE/ParE family toxin, with the protein MINSFQHKGLRLFFENNDPSKLQPHHIEKLRRILYRLDEARSIEELDVIGWALHQLKGDLRGYWSVKVNGNYRIVFRFENGNALDVDYIDYH; encoded by the coding sequence ATGATCAATAGCTTTCAGCATAAAGGTTTGAGATTGTTTTTTGAGAATAACGATCCCTCCAAGTTGCAACCACACCACATTGAAAAACTAAGAAGAATTCTTTACCGACTGGATGAAGCCAGATCGATTGAAGAATTAGACGTTATTGGCTGGGCTTTGCATCAATTAAAAGGAGACTTACGGGGCTATTGGTCAGTTAAAGTAAATGGAAACTATCGCATCGTCTTTCGTTTTGAGAACGGGAATGCTTTGGATGTTGATTACATAGACTATCATTGA
- a CDS encoding Uma2 family endonuclease, translating into MILRSQSSVAPNSFEEFLRWEPVDGFKYEWNDGEIIRFEKMKKKHLFIIRKLQQLFFRTIAFSKGAALIMEQDVMLSGIQMRRPDLAFFTGSQIDDSAISDKEPIPEFLIEVISPTDDAEKVEEKLAEYFRSTVKVVWHIYPDNEVVYVYTSRKNVKICTESDICSASPVLPDFELTVKELFSVSPSN; encoded by the coding sequence ATGATACTTCGTTCCCAGTCATCGGTGGCACCTAATTCTTTCGAAGAGTTTCTTCGTTGGGAGCCCGTTGATGGTTTCAAATATGAATGGAATGACGGAGAAATTATCAGGTTTGAGAAAATGAAGAAAAAGCATTTGTTTATTATCCGAAAGTTGCAACAGTTGTTTTTTCGAACCATTGCTTTTTCAAAAGGCGCCGCTCTGATTATGGAGCAAGATGTAATGCTCAGCGGAATTCAGATGCGCAGACCCGATCTTGCTTTTTTTACTGGTTCACAAATCGATGATTCTGCCATTTCAGATAAAGAGCCTATTCCCGAATTTTTAATTGAAGTTATTTCGCCAACAGATGATGCGGAAAAGGTTGAAGAAAAGTTAGCAGAGTACTTCCGGTCTACGGTTAAAGTTGTTTGGCACATTTATCCGGACAATGAGGTAGTCTATGTTTATACATCACGTAAAAACGTAAAAATCTGCACAGAAAGTGACATTTGTTCTGCCTCTCCCGTCCTACCCGATTTTGAGTTGACGGTCAAAGAGCTATTTTCTGTTAGCCCTTCGAATTAA
- a CDS encoding DUF763 domain-containing protein, translating into MKSGHADLPLHYGKVPIWLAQRMSALGGAIVESIVMEYGRNALLQKLSDPFWFQSLGCVLGMDWHSSGITTSVMGALKGSVNKKSAELGIYICGGRGKYSRQTPSELMVIAEKTGLDGNLLVHNSRLSAKVDNTAIQDGFQLYLHSFVLSMEGDWAVIQQGMNTNERLARRYHWHSPSIKSFVEEPHTFIYGHNQGDILNLTAKAAAPARTGILELTKENPGRIMREVTKLVMPGHHDVRAEDVNLKRLGAVLALAHDNPVNDMESLLLLEGVGPRTIQSLTLVSEIIHGTPSRFSDPARFSFAHGGKDGHPFPVPITVYDESILTLDRAIQKAKMGEKDKSEALKNLSKVAVQLEKDFQPNNRFNDIVQHERDNSWKYEGRTVKGKAKKPKGFDGQLELF; encoded by the coding sequence ATGAAAAGTGGTCACGCGGATTTGCCGTTACATTATGGAAAGGTACCGATTTGGTTAGCACAACGGATGAGCGCACTGGGCGGTGCGATCGTGGAATCCATTGTAATGGAATACGGCAGGAATGCATTGCTTCAAAAACTGAGTGATCCTTTCTGGTTTCAATCGCTCGGCTGCGTGTTGGGAATGGACTGGCATTCATCGGGGATCACTACTTCTGTGATGGGCGCTTTGAAGGGTTCGGTCAATAAAAAATCTGCCGAGCTTGGCATTTACATCTGTGGCGGGCGGGGCAAATATTCACGGCAGACACCTTCGGAATTAATGGTGATTGCGGAAAAAACCGGCCTGGACGGAAACCTGCTGGTACATAACAGCCGGTTGTCCGCGAAAGTTGATAATACTGCCATTCAGGACGGGTTTCAGCTTTACCTGCATTCATTTGTTCTTTCCATGGAAGGGGATTGGGCGGTGATACAGCAGGGAATGAATACCAATGAGCGTTTGGCCAGACGCTACCACTGGCATTCACCTAGCATCAAATCATTTGTAGAAGAGCCTCATACATTCATTTACGGGCATAATCAGGGAGATATCTTGAACCTTACGGCCAAAGCTGCGGCACCTGCCCGAACCGGAATTTTGGAACTGACCAAAGAAAATCCTGGTCGGATCATGCGGGAAGTGACCAAGCTTGTGATGCCGGGACATCATGATGTACGTGCGGAAGATGTAAACCTGAAAAGGCTTGGCGCGGTATTGGCGTTAGCTCATGACAACCCTGTGAATGATATGGAATCCTTGTTGCTGCTGGAAGGTGTGGGGCCGCGTACCATTCAATCATTGACCCTGGTGAGCGAAATTATCCACGGTACCCCTTCGCGCTTCTCAGATCCGGCGCGGTTTTCTTTCGCACATGGGGGGAAAGACGGACATCCGTTTCCGGTACCCATTACCGTTTACGACGAGTCTATTCTAACATTGGACAGGGCCATTCAAAAAGCCAAAATGGGCGAAAAGGATAAGTCCGAAGCATTGAAAAATTTATCCAAAGTAGCGGTTCAGCTGGAAAAAGATTTTCAGCCAAATAATCGTTTTAATGACATTGTACAGCATGAAAGGGACAATTCCTGGAAATATGAGGGCAGGACTGTGAAAGGCAAAGCCAAAAAGCCCAAAGGATTTGACGGGCAGCTGGAATTGTTTTGA
- a CDS encoding helix-turn-helix domain-containing protein — MNILSSHLRYFTDYARIRGVAADILPKLPDSTSTDLTEPESMVTQEEFYEILKEIDRQLTDELLGIKCGNFISLKLLGIIYQISLQATTVEEAFHYLRSYLEVALPIVQLKTVISEKEARIELRIDNREDRINRLIIENCLTIISRELRMMVGRDVNIGIGTPYFHSGYPADWVLDQHFSVSFELTILKAALKDRNHLHLDMLVPEYLKMIEQLQSGNSFANKVRITMLSMSDPKLPDIQSISDALYLTPRTLQRRLVQEELTYREITEGLKKQICSFLLRHDPYSISSLTYILGYAEPASFIHSFKKWYGDSPQRVRRRLKEPF; from the coding sequence ATGAATATCCTTTCTTCACATCTTCGGTATTTCACTGACTACGCCAGGATAAGGGGTGTAGCTGCGGATATCTTGCCCAAATTACCAGATTCGACATCGACAGATTTGACCGAGCCAGAATCTATGGTTACACAAGAAGAATTTTACGAAATTTTGAAAGAAATTGACCGGCAACTAACCGATGAACTTCTGGGAATCAAATGCGGCAATTTTATCTCGCTGAAACTGCTTGGAATAATCTACCAGATTTCGCTGCAAGCTACTACGGTTGAGGAAGCATTTCATTATTTAAGGTCGTACCTGGAAGTGGCTTTGCCAATTGTACAACTCAAGACGGTCATATCAGAAAAAGAAGCCAGGATAGAATTGCGCATTGACAATCGGGAAGACCGAATTAATCGACTTATCATTGAAAATTGTTTGACGATCATATCACGAGAACTAAGAATGATGGTCGGCCGAGATGTAAATATCGGAATCGGAACTCCTTATTTCCACAGTGGTTATCCGGCTGATTGGGTTCTGGACCAGCATTTTTCCGTTTCCTTCGAATTGACCATTCTAAAAGCGGCACTAAAAGACAGAAATCACCTTCATTTGGATATGCTTGTACCCGAATATCTTAAAATGATTGAGCAACTACAATCGGGAAACAGTTTTGCTAACAAAGTCCGTATTACCATGCTTTCAATGTCAGATCCGAAATTGCCTGACATTCAGTCCATTTCGGATGCATTGTATCTGACACCCAGAACTTTACAGAGAAGGTTAGTGCAGGAAGAATTAACTTACAGGGAAATCACTGAGGGTTTGAAAAAACAGATATGCTCATTTTTACTAAGACATGACCCATATTCTATATCAAGCCTAACTTATATTCTGGGATATGCGGAGCCAGCCTCATTTATACATTCATTTAAAAAATGGTATGGCGATTCACCACAAAGGGTTCGCAGAAGATTAAAGGAGCCATTTTGA
- a CDS encoding DUF1456 family protein: MTNNDILKKLRVALHLRNDEIIQILALVDFKVTASELGALFRKEGHENYKPCGDQLLRNFLNGLVIHMRGPMAGDKKSHEDLE; encoded by the coding sequence ATGACTAATAACGATATTCTAAAAAAGCTTCGGGTGGCACTTCACCTTCGTAATGATGAAATCATCCAGATTCTGGCTTTGGTAGACTTCAAAGTTACAGCCAGTGAACTGGGCGCCTTATTCAGAAAGGAAGGGCACGAAAATTATAAGCCTTGTGGTGATCAGCTTTTACGCAACTTCCTGAATGGCCTGGTTATTCATATGAGAGGCCCGATGGCAGGAGATAAAAAGTCACATGAAGATTTAGAATAA
- a CDS encoding hemolysin family protein, producing MIIQVLITLVLVLLNGFFVAAEFAIVKIRASQLEQKAQEGNQMAILSKKIVANLDGYLAATQFGITLASLGLGWIGEPVVSKILIGGMELVGISLDPELAHQIALPTAFAIITVLHIVFGELAPKSIAIQRPEATTLLLSYPLHGFFLVFRPIVWMLNGIANFILKGVGITPSHGSEVHSSDELRYLVQQQKESGMIEAADYDLIKNAFNFSERIARQIMIPRPQVVGIDINDFNEEKLEKIIEEGYSRIPVYEDTLDNIVGVLHLKDLLLKMRQGKEIVLSELTRPISTVHASKPIGALLRDFQVNRQQMAVIIDEYGGVDGIVTMEDILEELVGEIQDEYDNEVPIVKNESDNTYTAQGSASITDLNDKLPHDIAKNGEYETLAGYLIWKFGRIPAVGEKMKTKHYEFTILKKQRSTISTVKITMLDTQNIF from the coding sequence ATGATCATCCAGGTTTTAATAACATTAGTGCTCGTATTGCTGAACGGTTTTTTTGTTGCAGCTGAATTTGCCATCGTCAAGATCAGGGCGTCCCAGTTGGAGCAAAAAGCACAGGAGGGTAACCAGATGGCCATTTTATCGAAGAAAATCGTGGCTAATCTTGACGGATATCTGGCTGCAACGCAATTCGGTATTACGCTCGCAAGTTTGGGTTTGGGATGGATTGGAGAGCCCGTGGTTTCCAAAATACTGATAGGAGGAATGGAGCTGGTCGGTATCTCGCTCGACCCCGAGCTGGCGCACCAGATTGCATTACCTACCGCTTTTGCTATTATCACCGTTTTACACATTGTTTTTGGTGAGCTGGCACCCAAATCCATTGCGATCCAGCGACCTGAGGCTACTACATTGTTGTTGTCGTATCCACTGCATGGCTTTTTTCTGGTGTTCAGGCCCATTGTCTGGATGCTGAATGGTATCGCCAATTTTATCTTGAAAGGTGTTGGCATTACGCCTTCGCATGGCAGCGAGGTACATAGCAGCGATGAATTGCGGTACCTTGTACAACAGCAGAAGGAAAGTGGGATGATCGAAGCCGCGGACTACGACCTTATCAAGAATGCATTCAATTTTTCAGAAAGAATAGCCCGCCAGATCATGATTCCCCGGCCTCAGGTAGTGGGAATTGATATCAATGATTTCAATGAAGAGAAGCTCGAAAAGATCATTGAAGAGGGTTATTCGAGAATTCCGGTTTATGAGGACACATTGGACAACATTGTCGGGGTATTACATTTAAAGGATCTTTTGTTGAAAATGCGACAGGGGAAAGAAATCGTTCTCTCGGAATTAACCCGTCCTATTTCAACGGTTCATGCGTCCAAACCCATTGGCGCATTGCTACGCGATTTCCAGGTAAATCGCCAGCAAATGGCCGTTATTATTGATGAGTATGGCGGTGTTGACGGCATCGTGACCATGGAAGACATTCTGGAAGAACTGGTAGGGGAGATTCAGGACGAATATGACAACGAGGTACCGATTGTTAAGAACGAAAGTGACAATACCTACACAGCACAGGGGTCGGCCTCTATTACGGACCTGAATGATAAGCTGCCACATGACATTGCCAAAAATGGAGAGTACGAAACACTCGCCGGTTACCTGATCTGGAAATTTGGCAGGATACCTGCTGTGGGCGAAAAAATGAAAACGAAGCACTACGAATTTACCATTTTGAAAAAACAGCGCAGTACCATTTCCACAGTCAAAATCACGATGCTGGACACGCAGAATATTTTTTAA
- a CDS encoding PDZ domain-containing protein, producing MIVKNTTLLLIYLLLFVKAGTAQNFYVSPNGNDTNVGTLQRPLKTVDKALSRINADNSPQAAIFLREGSYYLEKPIRITSALLEGKLLSIQAYQKEEVVLSAGKLIQPQWEKHEGNILKAKIDKAGFEMLFVNGQQLPMARYPNYDTASRVFNGTAEDAIAPSRVATWKNPAGGYLHALHQGEWGSFHYRIKGAKNNEPELEGGWQNNRPSPLHPKQRFVENIFEELDAPGEWFYDPSTQLLYLYPPKGVDVKPARIEVSNLKHIIELRGTAEKPLRNVTIKGIRFEHTERTIMEHYEPLLRSDWMIYRGGAVVMENTENCQVKESEFTNLGGNAVMITGYNVKSGVTGSHIYNIGSSAICFVGDSSAVRSAAFGYDNFVPFAKMDKTPGPKNNHYPLQCFAEDNLIHNIGKIEKQCTGVQIEMASEIHVSHNTIYKVPRAGINIGDGAWGGHLIEHNDVFETVLETGDHGAFNSWGRDRFWHPNRKTMDSLAAAHPELILLDAQKPVVIRNNRFRCDHGWDVDLDDGSSNYHIYNNVLLSGGLKFREGFQRIAENNIMINNSFHPHVWFKNSGDIFRKNIVMRPYFPILVKDWGKEVDYNLFPNQTDLASARASRTDMHSRFGDAAFINPEKGDYRVKESSAALLLGFKNFPMDQFGVRIEKLKAMAAKVSFPVLLNAELENNMQEMTWLGAKIRNVQGLGDRSAFGLPDEKGIVIVDIPESSILSKSGLQNNDVIVEANKEKADNVVRLEAIRQQVNWTGQMEVEVLRNQKTVKLKINLK from the coding sequence ATGATAGTTAAAAATACAACGCTGCTGCTGATTTACCTGTTGCTGTTTGTAAAAGCAGGCACCGCGCAAAATTTCTACGTATCTCCAAATGGTAACGATACGAATGTGGGTACATTACAGCGACCATTGAAAACAGTTGACAAAGCACTGTCCCGCATTAATGCCGACAACAGTCCCCAAGCCGCGATATTTCTCCGCGAAGGCAGCTACTATCTTGAAAAACCAATCCGCATTACCTCTGCACTATTGGAAGGAAAATTGCTTTCCATTCAGGCTTATCAAAAAGAAGAAGTGGTATTGAGCGCCGGAAAACTTATTCAGCCGCAATGGGAGAAACATGAAGGCAATATCCTGAAAGCTAAAATTGATAAAGCCGGATTTGAAATGCTTTTTGTGAATGGTCAGCAGCTGCCTATGGCCCGTTATCCAAATTATGACACGGCCTCAAGGGTTTTCAATGGTACTGCAGAGGATGCCATTGCTCCGTCCCGGGTAGCTACCTGGAAAAATCCTGCGGGCGGATACCTACATGCGCTACATCAGGGCGAGTGGGGAAGTTTTCATTATAGGATCAAAGGTGCTAAGAATAATGAGCCGGAGCTGGAAGGTGGTTGGCAAAATAACCGTCCTTCTCCCCTGCATCCCAAACAACGTTTTGTCGAAAATATTTTTGAAGAGCTGGACGCACCGGGTGAATGGTTTTACGATCCTTCAACCCAACTGCTTTATCTATATCCGCCCAAAGGTGTGGATGTAAAACCTGCCAGAATCGAGGTTTCAAATCTAAAACATATCATTGAACTGCGTGGTACTGCCGAAAAGCCGTTAAGGAATGTCACGATCAAAGGCATCCGGTTCGAACATACCGAACGTACCATTATGGAACATTATGAACCATTGCTGCGAAGCGACTGGATGATTTACCGGGGTGGAGCTGTGGTGATGGAGAACACTGAAAATTGCCAGGTTAAAGAGTCCGAATTTACGAATCTGGGAGGTAATGCGGTGATGATTACGGGTTATAATGTCAAATCAGGCGTGACGGGTTCGCATATTTATAACATCGGGTCGAGCGCTATTTGCTTTGTGGGAGATTCTTCTGCTGTCCGTTCCGCAGCATTTGGTTACGATAATTTTGTTCCTTTTGCCAAAATGGATAAAACGCCGGGCCCCAAGAATAACCATTACCCATTGCAATGCTTCGCTGAGGACAACCTCATCCATAACATTGGTAAAATTGAAAAACAATGTACTGGCGTCCAGATTGAAATGGCTTCTGAAATCCATGTGAGCCATAATACAATTTATAAGGTTCCGCGCGCGGGCATCAACATTGGCGATGGCGCCTGGGGAGGACATTTGATCGAGCATAATGATGTATTTGAAACCGTACTCGAAACTGGTGATCATGGCGCGTTCAACTCATGGGGACGCGACCGTTTCTGGCATCCCAACCGTAAAACGATGGATAGCCTGGCAGCGGCTCACCCGGAACTGATATTACTGGATGCGCAAAAACCTGTGGTGATCCGTAATAACCGCTTCCGCTGCGATCACGGCTGGGACGTTGACCTTGACGACGGCAGCAGCAACTACCACATTTATAACAATGTATTGCTGAGCGGTGGTTTGAAGTTTCGTGAGGGCTTTCAAAGGATTGCTGAGAACAACATTATGATCAACAATTCATTTCACCCCCACGTCTGGTTCAAAAACAGCGGCGACATTTTCAGGAAAAATATCGTGATGCGGCCATACTTTCCAATTTTGGTAAAAGACTGGGGTAAGGAAGTGGATTATAACCTGTTCCCAAATCAAACAGATCTTGCCAGTGCGCGTGCCAGTCGTACGGATATGCATAGCCGGTTTGGAGACGCGGCATTTATCAATCCTGAAAAAGGGGATTACAGGGTAAAAGAATCCAGTGCAGCTTTGCTATTGGGATTTAAAAACTTCCCAATGGACCAGTTTGGTGTCCGAATTGAGAAACTGAAAGCAATGGCTGCGAAAGTATCCTTTCCTGTATTACTCAATGCGGAGCTTGAAAATAATATGCAGGAAATGACCTGGCTGGGAGCCAAAATCCGGAATGTACAAGGGCTGGGTGACCGTTCTGCATTCGGACTTCCCGACGAAAAAGGTATTGTGATCGTGGATATTCCAGAAAGCAGCATACTATCCAAAAGCGGTCTACAGAACAATGATGTGATTGTCGAGGCCAATAAAGAAAAGGCTGACAATGTGGTAAGGCTCGAAGCGATCCGCCAGCAGGTCAACTGGACTGGGCAAATGGAGGTGGAGGTTTTAAGGAATCAGAAGACGGTTAAACTGAAAATCAATTTGAAATAA